DNA sequence from the Ignavibacteriota bacterium genome:
CACATCACGCGCGCCGAGAAGTTTTGCCTTCGGATGTGTCGAAAGGTAGGAGACGGAGACGTTCTGGCCTATCGACGGTTTCTCCGGTTTGATACTCGCAAGCGGCTTTGGTGAAGCCAAGGCCTGCATGGAAATGGACAGAACGATGAACAGGAGAAGGGACGTAAGCAGGCGCATGATTTCCTCGAGAATGGGTCCGTGAATATACGGCGGGCGATTTTGGTGGAAAAGAAGACATACTCCCGTGGAAGAGATATCCCGGAAGGTGATCGATACAGCATCACCGACCGAATCGGTGCTGCCGGATCCGCGTCCACCCGCGCTTCCGAAACGGATCCGTGCCCCGATCCGCCCTTGTGCTCTTCATCCCCGCCTTCTTTATCATTTCTCCCAAAAAATGAATATCTTAAGGATTCATCATAGCAAACCATGAGTTTCCTTATCCGAATATGACACGAAAAGACACCAATGCATGGGCATTGATCCTGGGAGTTTCCTCGGGATTCGGCGCCGCGGCGGCGCGCGAGCTGGCACGGAACGGATACAACATCCTGGGCGTGCACCTCGACAGGCAGGCCACAATGCCCGCCGTGACCCGGCTCGTGCACGACATCGAACGCTGCGGCCAGAAGGCCGTCTTCTACAACATGAACGCGGCCGACGAGAAGCGCCGCCACGAAGTGCTCGACACCTTTGTGGACGAACACCACAAACACGGCAAGGCCGAGATCCGCGTGCTCTTCCACTCGCTCGCGTTCGGCACGTTGAAGCCGCTGGTCGGCCGCAACGACAGCGAGATGATCACACGCGCCCAGCTCGAGATGACCCTCGACGTCATGGCGAACTCGCTGGTGTACTGGACGCAGGATTGCGCGCGGCGCGGACTGATCGGCCGCGGCACACGCATCTTCACCATGACCAGCGACGGCGCGAATCTGCAACTCCCGTATTACGGCGCCGTGTCGGCGGCGAAGGCGGCGGTCGAGGCCTACATCCGCCAGCTCGCGCTCGAGCTGGGTCCGCGCGGCATCATCTGCAACGCCCTGCTGGCTGGCGTCACCGACACACCGGCGCTGAATAAAATTCCCGGCGCGCGCAACATGCTCTTCGCCGCGAAGGCGAAAAATCCGATGGGCCGCGTGACTACGCCCGAGGATGTGGCCCGAGCGGTGATGGTGCTCATGCAGCCGGGAGCGGAATTCATCAACGGCAACACCATCGGCGTGGACGGCGGCGAGAGCAAGATCAGCTACGTCGGCCAGCGCAACTCCTTCCAATACTCCGATCTGAACCTGCTCGCCGAGAGCACCTGGGATCCCACCGACGTGTCCTGAAGCACACGATAGACAACTCTTCCTGTCACAATCACGCATCAGCCCATGAACCTATTTCAGTTCACCGAAGAGCAGAACATGCTGCGGGAGATGGTCCGCGACTTTGTCAACAACGAAGTCAAACCCATCGCGCGCGACATCGACGAAAACGAAAAAATCCCGACCGACCTCATCAAGAAGATTGGTGAAGTGGGCCTGCTCGGCACCGTGTTCCCGGAAGAATACGGCGGCGGCGGATTCGGTGAAGTGGGGTATTGCATCGCGCAGGAGGAAATGGGACGCGGATGTCTTTCGACCGCGACCATGATCGGCGCGCACATGTCGATCGGGTCGAACGCGATCTACATCGGCGGCTCCGAGGAACTCAAGCAGAAGTACCTCGTGCCGCTCGCGCGCGGCGAGAAGATCGCGGCCTTCGGCCTCACCGAGGCGATGGCCGGGTCGGATTCGTTCAACGTGCGCACAAAGGCGGTGCAGGACGGCGATCACTACATCATCAACGGCGAGAAGTTGTGGATCACCAACGGCGGCATCGCCGATTACGTGTCGCTGTTCTGCCGCACCGAGCGCGGCGTGAGCGCCTTCGTGATCGAGACCGCGTGGGAAGGATTCCATGCGGGTCCGGCCGAGAAAAAGATGGGCATACGCGGCAGCACCACCAACGCGATCACCATCTCGAACATGCGCGTGCCGAAGGAGAACATGATCGGCTCCGAGGGACGCGCCTTCCTGGTAGCGATGAAAACGCTGGACGCGGGTCGTCTCGGACTCGGCGCCTGCTGCGTGGGCGCCGCGAAGGAAGCGATCGAACTCTGTACAAAATTCGCGAAGGAACGCCGCCAGTTCGACGAACCCATCTCGCATTTCCAGGCCATACAGTTCATGCTCGCCGAAATGTACGCCACCGTGTACGCGATGGAGAGCATCGTGTACCGCACCGCGGCCGACTACGACGCCGGCAAAAAAATCTCGACACAGTCGGCCATCGTGAAGCTGATCTGCAGCGACGGCCTCGACCGCGTGGTGGATCTTGCCGTGCAGATCCACGGCGGTATGGGCTACTCGCGCGAACTCCCCATAGAGCGCATGTACCGCGACTCGCGTATCAACCGTATCTTCGAAGGCACAAACGAAATTCAGAAGCTTGTGATTTCACACGATGTGCTGAAGCGCAATGGCGCGTGGGTTTGAAGCGTTAAGACGTAAAGAGGTAAAGACGTAAAGGGGTAAAGACGTAAAGAGGTAAAGGGGTAAAGACGTAAAGAGGTAAAGGGGCAAAGTGCCGTGTCATCGAAGTACCGCGTGGCGGGAAAAGATGACACGGCGTTTTATTATTGCCCGGTAAAAGCACCATCCCGCGAAACACACAAAAGAACACGGAACAAGGTTTTATCTGTTTCCATTGTCACCAGCAAATTGAGGCAGAAGACGCCAGTGTGGAGGACTCAGCGAGACACCGCTCAACGCGTCACGCCTTTACTCCTTCACCCCTTTACCCCTTTACTTCTCTACCCCTTCACGCGCAAGTCATCGCAGTACAAGTACACGCCGCGTAGAGCGATGCACGCCGGAGAGCAGTGTGAGGAAGTAGGCGCCCTCGGGCAGGGTGTGTGTGTCGAGTGTGTAGGATGACGCGGGATGGGAGCCCGGTGCGAGTTCGACGGACGCATACACGCGGCCGCGGATGTCGTGAAGGAGAAGTCTCGCGACGGATGTCCCTGCACCCGACACGGTAACGCTGACACGATCGGACGCGGGTTGTGGCGCGAGCGCAATGATGCGTGGTGTATGCGGCGTATCGGCCCGGTCGACGGACGCCACACTGCCCTCGAGCGGCCGTTCGTACACGCCGCGGCCGTGTGTGGCCACACGTATCGCACGCTCGGATGGGACGAGAGACAGATCCATCGCCTGCACCGCGTCCGGCAGACCGTCGGACCAATACCGCCAACTCGCACCGCCGTCTTTCGACAGAAACACTCCGAGATCACAGCCCGCATACACGTGGTCGGGATACAGCGGATCGATGAGCAGCGCGGTGAAGGGCAGGTCGGGCAGACCCGCGGACACATCGGTCCACGATGCCCCCGCATCCATAGTCTTCCACACATGCGGCGTGCCGAAACCGGAGAGCGCGAGGTACGCCATGCGCGAATCGACGGGGTGCACCGCGATGTCCACCGGATATCTGTCCGGCAAGCCGCCCGTGACATTGCGCCATGCCGTTCCGCGGTCGGCCGTTGCAAACACCTTCATGCGCGAGCGCAGCGGCGCCGTGGCGGCGTATACCGTGTCGGCTGAGCGCATGGAACCAGCGAGCACGAGCACGGGATTGCCGTCGAGCACCGCGCCCTTGTTCGTGTCGGTCCATGTATCACCACCGTCCGTGCTGCGGAGCACCTTCTGCCGCGCCGCATAGAGGACGTTCGGATCGGAGGGACACAGGAGCAGCGGCGACACAAACGCCGCGCGATAGTCACTTTCGAGAATCCTCTCCCACGACGTGCCGATATCCGGCGAGCGATAATGCGCCCCGTATTGCGTGGACGCGTACACCAGAAAGGCGTCGGGATTGATGGCGCACATCGCGCCATCGCCGCCCAGCACACGGCTCCACGAGTCGCGCCCCTCATACACCACGGTGCCGTTGTCCTGCAAACCACCGAGGGCCGGATACCGCGCATCGGGCGCGGATGCAAAGCCATTGTAGAACTGCGTGGTTCTGAGTCCTCCGTTCAGCGATCGGAACGTTACGCCGAAGTCCGTGCTCCGGAACACCCCGCCGTCGCAGCCGAAGAACACCGTTTCCGGATCGAAGGGATGGCGGACGATGCAGTGCACATCGGCGTGTACAAAGTTCTGCTCCCCTTCCGATTCACCCGCCTCGACAACCCCGCCATACCCCGCGCGCCAGTCCGACATCCGCTCGAGCGGCGAAGAAGAAGACTCCGTGCGCCACACATCAATACCCACCGCCAGAACGCGATCGCTTCTTTGCGCATGCGGAAGAGCCGCATGGGAATACCACCCCTGATAATCGGCGTAATTCTCCTGCGCGATCACGGTCCATGTGTCGCCGCGATCGCTGCTCATGCAGAGAGCCGTGCCGACAAACGGTTCCGTCACTCCTCCGATGGATGCATAGATCACGGAGGGATCAGACAGCGCGCGCGCAAGCGTGATCTTTCCGGACCAGGCCGTCGGCAGCCCTTCGCCGCACAGTTCCCAGGTCGACCCTCCGTCCTTCGTCCTGTACATACCCGATCCCGATTGTCCAAAATTGCCGCATCCGACCAGCACAGTCCCGGCGCGTTGAGGATCGAGCAGCAGCGACATGGCCATGGGCACATCGGAGACGCGGAGCCAGGACAGGCCCGCATCGCGCGTCACATACGTGCCCTCGGACGTTGCCGCCCACACAGTGCGGGGATCAAGCGGATCCACCTCCACATCACGCACACCGCGCTGCGCCTGCGTGCGCCAGTCGAGCGACATGTTCCAAGTGCTGCCCGCATCCGTGGACGTGAGTATGCCGATGCCGTAGCTGCCGCGTGTCAGTCGGTCGACGAGTCCACCCCAGGCGCGCTGATAGCCGTACACTTCGCCGGTGCCGATATACAAGGTTGCCGTGTCGGCGGGCGACATGGCGATGCTGCTGATGCCGAGCACGGGGAAGCCGGTGGGCACGGGGTGCCAGGCCGCTGGACCCTCTCCGCCTGACCAGCTCCGCCACAATCCGCCGCTCGCGGACGCTGCCCAGATCGTGCGCGGATTCAGAGGATTGACACAGAGGTCGAGCGTGCGTCCCGCGACATTGTCCGGTCCGATGGACTTCCACGTATACTCCGTGGCGAGATACGACGTGCGCTTGAAGGCGGCGATCTGCCGTGCTGCGTTTGCATAGCCGGCGGAGGGAAGTTCGGCGGAGGGATAGGCGCGCATACGCGTCCACGCATCGAGCGCGTCGAGAATCTCGCTCCGTTCACCTCCAGCGACACCGTCCTCCACGCCCCGTGGATCAGGCACAACGAGCGCGGACAGAGCAGCGGCAAACACATACACCACAGCCCGCATCCGCGGAAACGACATCTGCAATTTCGCCAGCATCACAACACCCGAAAATTTTCTTGATGGAATCGAAATATACGTACACGACGCGATTGACGATACACGGTTTGACGTTACACGTTACACGTATCCACGTGACACGTTTTGACGGGATGTGGAAGGTAGCACGGTGGCAAGGTGGACAAGTAAAAAATGGTGTGGCTCGGGTGGACGTTACACGTTACACGTATCCACGTGACACGTTTTGACGGGATGTGGAAGGTAGCACGGTGGAAAGGTATGTGACTGTTCAGGTGGAAAATTCAGATGTCGATTTCGGTTGAGGGAGTTCGGTTGTTTCGCTTTGCTGCTGGAGTGATGCGGAACCGTCTCCGGATGCGGCAACTCTGAGCGGCCGTCGGTGTTCAGGATGAGAATCGTGTCGGGCGACTACGGTGTTGTCATACCGTGTGTGTAACGGGCGACTGCCGGTCGCCCCTGTCGGATTTCACACGCGTGTTGCGCACACATCGAATAGATCGCCCGGAGAAACGGAGCATTTTGTCGTCTATTCGTCTGATCGTCTAATCGTCTATTTGCCTGATCACCC
Encoded proteins:
- a CDS encoding acyl-CoA dehydrogenase family protein, yielding MNLFQFTEEQNMLREMVRDFVNNEVKPIARDIDENEKIPTDLIKKIGEVGLLGTVFPEEYGGGGFGEVGYCIAQEEMGRGCLSTATMIGAHMSIGSNAIYIGGSEELKQKYLVPLARGEKIAAFGLTEAMAGSDSFNVRTKAVQDGDHYIINGEKLWITNGGIADYVSLFCRTERGVSAFVIETAWEGFHAGPAEKKMGIRGSTTNAITISNMRVPKENMIGSEGRAFLVAMKTLDAGRLGLGACCVGAAKEAIELCTKFAKERRQFDEPISHFQAIQFMLAEMYATVYAMESIVYRTAADYDAGKKISTQSAIVKLICSDGLDRVVDLAVQIHGGMGYSRELPIERMYRDSRINRIFEGTNEIQKLVISHDVLKRNGAWV
- a CDS encoding SDR family oxidoreductase; translation: MTRKDTNAWALILGVSSGFGAAAARELARNGYNILGVHLDRQATMPAVTRLVHDIERCGQKAVFYNMNAADEKRRHEVLDTFVDEHHKHGKAEIRVLFHSLAFGTLKPLVGRNDSEMITRAQLEMTLDVMANSLVYWTQDCARRGLIGRGTRIFTMTSDGANLQLPYYGAVSAAKAAVEAYIRQLALELGPRGIICNALLAGVTDTPALNKIPGARNMLFAAKAKNPMGRVTTPEDVARAVMVLMQPGAEFINGNTIGVDGGESKISYVGQRNSFQYSDLNLLAESTWDPTDVS